The Epinephelus lanceolatus isolate andai-2023 chromosome 16, ASM4190304v1, whole genome shotgun sequence nucleotide sequence CTCTGTGGAGCGATCAATTTCTGAGTCGAAGGTTACAGGTGAGTCATCTATTTGTAATGAGTTTTTAATTGGTCCATAAATTGAGTTGGTTAGCTAATCCTCAACTGGGGAATCAGAGCGAAGGGTTTTGGTGACAGAGGGGTTAACTGTCAACTCCTTTAAATCATCCAATCAGTCAGTTAATCAGCCAGTATTGAGCAAGTGAAGAGAAGGTAGAGCAAAGATTTGAAAATGCAGATTGGAAAACAATCactggttttcttttttgttcagAACAACCTTTGAGGGCCCTCACAATGAATTCCTAATTGGAGAGTTTTattaaaaactgacatttaaagAATAAGAAACACAGTAATGACGGCACCTCAAAAGGCTTTTTGTAGTAAATCAACCATTAAAaaaagacccccccccccccccactctaAAAACTGGCTCAGCATTACAATAAATCATGAGTACAATAAACTGAGTCTTTGTGTGACAACACAGGGTGCTCTATATTCTAGAAACATTGAGTGATTTGTATTACAAAAATTAATGAGAAGCATATTCGTTTGACAACCACCCATGAGCTGTGCAAAGACGCACTGCAattttatgtacaaaaatatCTGGTGCCAAAATCTTGTTATTGCCTGTGAAAGCACCCCTCGCTGCTGGGCTGGAGACTGTAACTTGTGCTTGTActtcattaaaaatgaaaaatgtgacatGTTAGAATACTaaatgtgtgaaaatggctTTGTGTAGCTCAAAGCTTCAACAATTGCAGACTTATATGGAGTATGTGTCAGGCTTATGTCTCCAACACAAAGTTAATCACCAGTGGTGGAGGAGGGTGTTTTACTGAAAggcatactatgcaggatttgtCGCTGACTGTTTGTTAACACAACATTCAAACCTGGCTCCTCGTCCTCAGCGAAATGAGGATGAAAGAGCAGCGAAGGTCAAGCGAGAGGGAGCGGCGTTCACAAGAACAAAGCAGTGAATTAGAGAAATAAACGTTAAATTCTGATTGTTTTACAGTGGTTATGTTGTGTTGCTCAAATAAACACACCAACACCTCTGCACACAgctgttttttgtgtgatttcgGCTGAAGCCTGTGTTTCATTCTGTCCACCTGGcttctctgctctgtgtgtggcCCAAACTGCCTTCTtctaaacagacacacagacctgcTGCATGCATCCACAGAGCAGAGACGAGAGATGGAGACAGCGGTCTAACCTGGTCACTGCATTTTTACAGATTGGCTGGAAGCTACACACCATTACCCAAATATTAGATACATATCCCAAACACACCaaataagaggaaaaaagagaaaaaatacatGCAGAGGGCAGGTGCTCTACAGATGCAGACACTGCAACACCACAGTAATGGTCGTCAGTGATGATGGTTTTCCCACATTTTCATATATTTGTAGCAGGCCGCCATAATTAAAACATCTGCCCCCACTTTTAGATTTCCATTTTTTGGATCTGGAACGTTCATTAGGCGTGCTTTTGGAATATATGTGCTGTTCCGTTATTATTTGTTTCACAGTTGGAGGGCACAGACAAAGCAGCAGAACAGGAGGTGTGGTGACAGCGAAACTTCACCTTCATTGCACTGGGtctaaagtttgctttcactcacaaacagTTACTCCTCTTATCCatcaatctgatctgatcagctctgactgCAACACCTGATCAGTTCATACCCTACAACTCAAAAAAGGAGAGTTATCCctgtgctgtgttcacacaaCCTCAGAATTTACAATAGGGCACAGACTGATACATagtaattctgtgggaaacaccgTGATGATTGACAGGGATCACTTCCGTGTTGTTATTCTAAGAAAATCCTGTATAGTGTGCCTTTAAGTAAATATAAATAGCAATACCACATTGTAAATGCAGCTAAAGGgcctgcattcaaaattttaAATAAGTAAAAGAACAACAGTATCAGCATTAAAAATGTACTGTCAGGTCAAGCTGGAGTAAAATAAAGAACTGAACAGACAAGACAAACAAAGCTGAGGAATACACAATAAACCGGAAGGAGGAACCTTTCGCACCATCGCCCAGTTACTGCCCGGCCCATAAAGGTCGGCACATGTCAACAGGTAAGGAGCGAGCGGACAAAGGTACACAGACAGCAGGCGTATCTCTGCTCCCTCATCCTTAGCATCCTGCAGGAATCATGCAGAGTGAGAGCATCTAAACACCAGAGAGGCAGCCGGTAAGACGCTGAACTGTTTAATGAAGAGACTTGTGCACGGAGGTTGTTCATTGTGAGTAATTGGTTGTGCTAACGCTAGCTTAGCCACGGGGTCGGACGCCCAGTAACGCGTGGTGCGGTaactgactgtctgtgtgtgctgatCGCTTGTTAATCTCCCTCCtgacttttgaaatgtgttaCAAATGTAATATGTAAATTGTAAATTGGTATGGGTTGAGTACATCCTAAAAAAGTATTTCACTTTGACGTTTAGTAAATTATGAATGTATGTTGATTGTATTGGGTGTATCACAGAAGTAATTAGTAGTAGATTGGGAGCACAATTTGAATATAACATGATACAGTTTCAATTCAAGCATTTATACTCATACATTTTTGTAATTGTGAAAGTGTAATTTTGGAATTTCACTTTAACAAAATTAATGTTAAAACCCTTTAAAAATTAAGGTTAAAAAGCCCGTAAAAATTTGTAATTAAAGGTTAAGAAGTAATTCATGTTAAAATACGTTTAATGGTAAAATACAGAAGTTGAGACaatttaagttaagtttaaaaAGTAGTGAAATTCATACTTACCTGAAACTATGCTAAAACCATTTACAGCAGTGGGTAACTTTATTTGCGCttaatttgtaatttaatgtaaatataattGGGTTTCACAATATTTAAGCGTTTATTTTCTGGTATTTTGTATACTTATTTTCTGTTGGTGATTTGCAAATAGCATTTGCACTGTGTACggattttaaactttttctcTGGTTTTGCATTTCCTTGATTGAAAGGTTTTTCACCTACACATGACAAATGGCATAAAATGCTCgcacctgaaaataaaaggaggaaaaggaaaagcgGCCTGGTCATTGAGTGAAATCCAGTTAAGACCTCTGGTAGATGACTCTCTCCCTTTCAAGTGGGGATATTGCATGAAAAATACTTGAGAACTTGACATGTACCAAAAGTGAAAGTACTTATTTTGCAGATTAGCCCATTTCAGAGTACATTATATTGTTGGATTATAGTTATTGAAGTATTTATGTGTTCCCTACTGCAACTGGTAAATGTGGGGACAGCTTAATTTTTCATATATATTAAGTTTTATTTCTACTGCGTAGCTTTTGATTTTCTCCCTGAGAATCAGTAACATAATTTCATTGATTATAATTTGTATTCATAATCTGAATTTGGAAAGGAGCTACTtactaaagttatcaaataaatgtagtgccttacaaaatataatatttgcctctgaattgatgaggaggagaggtataaagcagcataaaatggaaatacttggATACTTTCCAGAGTGTCAGAGTTGTAGCGGTTTACTTTAATATAACATACATGACTTTGTTCCATGCAAAAATATGTACCTTATTTTTCAGGTATTTAGTTGCTGCTTCTATTTAATGTGATCTACACTGACTTAAGCAGGAGGACTATCACTGACAATAGCACCTAATAATGGCAGACATACGTGTGTCTCTGGCATGTTCATCTACAACACATAAGtgtgagagaagagaaaagagacTCAGTGAGCAGTATTAGAAGTGCTGTTTCCGTGAGTTGTCCTCTACCGTGTTGATGTCTTTCATTTggctgtaactgtgtgtgtcaaGTCCAGCTCTGTAGGGGAGGAAGTGGACCAGCTGACCATCTTGACTcccacagcaggaacagaacCCTCCTCTACCTTTAAATCCTCtaacagccaacacacacaggcacacaaacacacacaaacacggacTTCACTCTTACAACATGACAAGCACTACTTATTTTGCCTGTAGGCCCTTCATTCCTCTGGAGCCTTTTCATGTTCCTGTTGCAGTGACCCTACAATATTCCTCCAtcacagaggaaaaaagaatGATGGTAATGCACTAGGTGGATGTTACCTGTCTGAAAGCCTCGCCGTCTCCCTTGCCAGCCTGTTGAGCAAGGAGCGTCAGCTTCTTGTTCTTCTCGTTCCTCTTGTGCACTCTATAGAGGCAGGACAGCAGGCACACCAGCAGCATGAAGGCGATCACGCTCAGCAGGGAGAGGATGGCTACAGTCAGAGGAGGCAGCCTGTAGGCTGAGAGGGAGACAAACAAGAACAAACACAGATTCAAATTAAAACCCTTCTGTGACTGCACAAATGTTGTTTCAGACTTGATGTGTAGTTACCCACCCTTCATCTCTGTTTCTTGTTAAAACTGAATCTTATAATAATTACCATGTTAACTTGCATTAAAATGTTACATAGCAATTCCAGTTTCTATATTTATTGGCAGCCTGATGCTGCAACCTTAAAATGTTGAGCAGAACTGTGGCTAGTGCTTGTAGGTATTCTGAAGTCAGgtatttacatttaatcaaagggacagttcaaccttTGCTTGTGGTGCTTTTTTGGACACGACAAGCCAAGTGACATccattcaagagaaggcagacatctctacggccgatattgccaacactcagcaactcacaccaaaataatctagacaTAAACAGCACCaaaagtaagaggaaaaatatgtatttttgatttggggctAACCTGTCTCTGCTATATTTTAAGGATTTCTATTCttgtatttatcttttttttcccacggCACAGGTAAAAATAGATACAAATCTATGTCACACAGCAGATAGGTGtcagcattttcttcttcagtgtGTTATTGCTATCATGACACAGTTTCACTATTTCCATTTATGACTATGCTAAAGCTCAGCTGCAAAGTTCAAGTTAAAGCTGATTAAAGCCTTTGGTAGGGTGTGGAGCCAAAAGTTAAAAGATGATATCTCTGGTTCTGCTCCATGGAGTGCTATTTTAGGAGATGTTTCTTTTCACTGACACCCGTGATCTCATTTGCTTCATAAAGGCTCTGAATGTACAAAAGCTttgctggacacacacacagaatatatatttatatgttttattaCAGTTGCACTACTCTGACGTTAATCATGTAAATTCTTTCAATAAACATAATGTATAATTGATTAGaggctatttatttttattacaaactaactaactaaatacAGTAAGCTAAACATTTAAATGTCTTCTTCTCTTACCATCAACCTCTAAGTAGACATGAGCCACAGGAAACCCAGCCCGGTCTGTCACAATGAAGACGCCCATGTCGGACAGGTGGACCTTTTTCATGATGAGCTCTGATCCCTCCACACTCAACCTGCCCTCCAGCTGAGGGTCCAGCGGTGTCACCAGGACCCCCTGGTTCAGGATGACCCGGTCCTGATTATCTGATTTGGGCCTGTAGACGATGTTAAGATTGGAATGGTCCACATAGAGTTTCATCTTCAGATTTTCTCTGTTGGAGAGGTGGATGAAGTTCTGGTGCTCTGTGGAGAACCAAAGAGAGAAATATAAAAAGATGCGCAGCATATAGCTAGCCTAGCAATGTGCATATGTTACCATGTCTTGGGTTTCCTTTCATTGAAGCCGTCCCCACCCTCCTTACATATATGACACCACAATGGGGTCTAATTGCCAAAAGACTATTTGCATTTGTCATACTTATGCGCACATGTTGGTTGTACTGAACCTTGCATTTAGCTTAAACCACCACTGTGTCAAAGGACAGCTTCAAAGAGCCACTAGCATAGCTGTAGACTGTCTCATTTAAAGCCAACTTCTGTTTTAGCACACAGAAGCCACTGTATCTCATTCATCAGTTGTAATATTGTGTTCCCTAACCTTAATTAAAGTAAATGTGTTCTtgatatatttttatctatatcCTATTCTTTACTGGTGCAGCAAGACAGCATCCCTGCAGGCAGGTTAAcctcattttaaatacattaaataaagGCTTACGACCTTTTCTGAGATTAAGgcattaggatttttttttttttaaaggtaatACACTCTAGAATTAGATAATGCATACAGTGACTCTAGGCCAAGATGAAAATTTGCAATGTGAGAAAGACAAAAGGCAAAACGCTGGTGGCATTTTGATGACAAAGCTATACAGTACTAACACTTAGTGGTATCTGTGCAGGCTAATATCAAAGACTGCAGCACTTCATTTTGGCGTCATTGGATAAAGTCTCATAATAAACTTTAAACATAatgtaattcaagtggactgtgagaacactagacttctgcacctcctctttgCTTAAAAAATCCAACCAGTgacgggagactttggccactcacaggtcatttcagagagagggcattccttttggctgttctacaaatgcacaTCGCTTTGGTGAAAGCCtaattttgattttaatgaCGGAGAGTCCTGCaggagaaagttgctattctaACAAcaactgcaaagcaacccaaaaaaaggaaaatggacTTATCAAAAAGATAAGAAGAGAGtctaagaaaaaacaaaaaacacctttCAAAATCACCGAAACGTttcagagacagggagagaacgTTGCTGATAGTTAAGCCTTTCGCTAACCGAAGCTAAAGGCTCACGGCTGTGACTTTAAGTTCACATTTATGTTGCTGGCGTTAACTAGAACTTCACGGtgtgtcctccacctcactccccaCTGCTACTctctgggaggagagcaggcggCAGCTATGGAGACAGACCCCCAGTCAGTGGTCGCAGCACCACGaatccagccagtgcaaaccccagcCCCCAGGTACTAGACAAACCCAGCTccctgctggatcagcaaactctCTGTTGTTGCCGTTACACAGGTTGGaccctgtgctgctgctggctacCACTCAGTGCTAGGGGGCAAAAGGGCTGGGTGAATGTACCGTGTGCAACTCTACaatgaataaaatcaaataaagcaATGTATGGGACACAATGAGTTATGGTATGAAGCATGTGCATATGCCCGTGGCCGTCTGTTGGGAGgtgcttaggacagagaggggagggctgtATTTTTCAGATTCTCctgttttttggttgttttttttgccttttccagatttctgcctaccccacCTTTAACATCAGAATATCGACACATGCACATGAGATTGATAAATGAATCAATTAAAGCTAAGAGGATGCAGTGAAGCACAaatctctcctcacctctgaCATTCAGACAGTTCCTCCTCCTGATTTTGCCCTCACGGTCCAGCACTGTAAAGCTCCCCTCGTCCGTCATCCTGACCGAGTGCAGTGTCACCCGTTTTTCTGACACGCTGAGACGTCCCACATATTCTTCTGCCAGAACTTCTGTCTTGTTATACAGCATCACAGGTGGAGGCTCTGTTGCATGATGTATCTCAGTCTGATTGGGCTGAACCAGACTAGGCCTTAGAATAGAACATGAGAGAATAAATGTTACCTAAAGTAACACATGAGCAATTAGGGTGGCCCAATCCCAATCTCCACCCTGAGGCCTATGCCTTGAACCCTCATGGACTTAATTGTTTGAAtctggtcacttctggctccaaaagctaagatggcaacagccaaaatgccaaacatgaaGCCTCAAAACGGCAGTCCGCAAACCAATGAGGGACGTCACATTGGCTATGTCCCCTTCCCTTACGCTATAAACAGATACACATAAACGAATGCAGAAACTCAATCCAAGATTACTGAATTAGACGTgatctggtttctgtttgtagtccatTTGTAGTCTGAATAGTATTGACCAAACCCATTTgagcagcaggtaaacagtccatgtggagagaagaagaggcgGAATGCACTGGCCGAAATGCGGTTTCAGAACCTACTGGCTATCATCTCATGGCAATTTAGCTTTccatttgctttatttttttaatcatatgcagatatctgtttatagagataagCTGAAATGACGCAGTTGCCCCAAGAGGCTTATCATCGTCAGActgatagctgatgggttctgagattgggCAAAGTCTGCAGAAATACTAATTTATGGGAAGAGTGGCTTATTTGCCTGCAAAGAACCCTTATGCACTTGATGATTTGACAGTGGGACAGTCCTAAACCCTTGCAGATTTACCAGGAACGCACCTCAAACTCCAGTTTATTTAACAggttacacacagacaaacacagttaCATTACAATGCTACACATGACATGATGTATATAGGATGACTTGGCTGTTAAATTTAgatcaaaacaactacaaaatcTGTAATAACCATGCCTCCATGTTGAATATGAGTACTTTTTCTGTTGTGCTTCACTGACCGTCCTTACCTGAACTCCAGTGTGATGGGGCTTTCCACATGGTTGAGATGGATGTAGTAAGTTTCTCCGTATTTCACCACTTGCTCCAAAGCGCAGTCTGATTGACAAGACCAGAGAAAATAAAGGTCAAAGCAAGATCTTTGTGACATACGTAATGAAAGTCAGTGAATACAAATCATCTCTGTGACTGACCAGAACATTAATTGTGGAATTAGTTTTATGGTTGTATGTATGATTCCTAAACTTAATCTACTTCAGACCTTAAAGGAATTTTATCTATCCTGAAGTTTTTGTGTTATAGGCCTACAAATAAGGCTCTGTGATTTAAAACAATACAGGATTTGTTCAGTTTCCAGTGGCTGATATTCTTGTAGGCTACCACCTATGtcttctatatatatattttttatttcaaaaaatCAAACACAGGGTAAAAATGATCCAAAGATCCAATTCTAATAGTCAGTCGGTAGTAGAGGTACCACTTCTAGTCCTGGCAATGCACTTCACCTTAATGTCTTCAACAGTGAGTGATCATCCAAGTCAGAACAGGCTAGAGCATTGATGGGTATGGTTGAGTGGAGTGTATGTGAAGAGCATTAGAGTAAGAGAcaatgaaaaggcaaaagccatCCAGGGcgcagtacaaaaaaaaaaagaagtggagGAAATTTGCACGTGCAGGACTCGAATGCCAAATATGTTAGGTGTGGCACTGCCAATTTTACATGGTCTTTTGTGATACAGCAAATAGTTACATCTTTTTCTGATTGTATGACACTATATTTAGCATTCTTGTAATCCTACGTGTGTCCTAAATATTACATAAGCTACACTGATACAGCATGTTTAAAGCTGTTAGTTTAGGTAAGTAGCTTACCAACTAGCATGCTGTATTTTCCACAGCAGAGATTAGGACCAATGTTCCAGATTGTATATATTTAGTTTCTGTTGTTCTCAAAAAATCTTACTATCCACTGCCAAAACTGTGACTTAAGGTAGACAATCTCAAGTTGGCAAACACTTTCTGACACTGAACAATCTTTGTGCAGCTAGCAGCTTACCCCTGACAATGAGGCTGAGGTGCTTGACTGTGTTGGGATGGTTGATGTTCCTGGTGATATACAccccctcgtcctcctcctgcaCGTCCTCCACCACCAGGTGGCCTAGAGTGGTAAGACGGCCCCGTGGACTCACCACCTGGCCTGCTCGCAGCAGAACCACCTCAGCAGAGTGATTGGTTCTGGGTTTGAACACAACCTCACTAACGTTCCCAGGCAGGATGTCGATGTGAATGTCCTCCCCAAAGAAGGCTGTCCTGTGTTCCTCTTTGACTGGTTGAAACAAGATGTTTTATTAGATAGGACAGGCAACCTGCTATTTATTATATACTTTCTCTGTATCTTTCCTCATCTGTTTATTACAGTGGCCCTGAGggtcaaaacacaacaacatttcagatACACAACAAAATATTTCCCAAAAAATAtcatttcaaaaaataaaattagccaaaacaaaataattacaacTCCACAACATGAAATGTTTAGtgatttgtgaaatgttgttttgttttctgaaatgttgtaatgttgtgttttgatgctCAGGGCTACCGTAGTTAGTTCTTTTAAAGCACTACTAGACATGCAATGAAAACCAAACAAGCGTGCAATTTTACCTTTCAAAGATGCTGACacaactgaaaaagaaaagaaaggagttaattttaaaatgtatcttttttttaGTTGTCTGCTGTTTTGTACAAAGATCTTTAAATAGGTCCTTTGTTCTTAATTGAAAAACCACTTCCCAAAAAAGTATTAAGTCTTTGAAATGTAAATGCCTCACTTAATGACAGCTAAAAAAAGACTGGATGTAAATACAATCTGACTTTCTCATAAGGAACAAAAGGCAAGTAAATTAGTGGAAATTAAACATATCACAAAATAACTCTAACAGCTTCCTTTGGTGTGGTTCTCATAAAAATCTACGCAAATCATTCGCTTAAAACAAATTCAGCTTTGCAGGAAGTGTGtttcagtcattcatttatCCAAACCCACTCCCAAGTGACTGATTATATTTGTGCTTACTGGTGCAGAACAGGGCGCCAAGAGCTGCAGCGCTGATTACTTTCATCCTGAATGGTCGGTctctgggaaaaaaacagaaacacaacaaattaaaaaagagcTTTTTATAGCATGTTTATGGCTCCAAAGGATCAAATCACAACATTCTGCAAAGAGATGTCTGCCATAATCATATCAAGACGGAATTTTATTTGACATGAAAATATGTTAACTTACTTAAGGTAAAGATGTGTGGCTAATGTGGTTCAGCATTTAATTGAAAAACACCTCTGCAAAGCAGAAGCATGCCAACATCAATCTGTGTCCTCAAGCTGAAGAGAGATTCCCTCCCCCTCCTGCTCTGCACCACCCTGCTACACTAAACGGCATTTCGCAAATTAGGTCTTCAAATACCTAAGGGAGAGCACTGCCAAAATTGCTTGACATGAAAATCTATAGTGCTGCTGTAAAGTAAGATATACTATTAAGCCAGGTCTTATAGATAAAGCGTCTTCAAATCAGAGAGcaatagagagagagacagtgtgtgagtCAAAGACATGGCGCTGTTTTGTGAACTGTGTGTCTCCTGCGGTGTGGCAAGTCAATCAGCTCTCCACTCACGACACATAACCACAAACCAGAGAAAGACATGAAGACGGAAGAAAAGCgataaagagagaaaggaagaaaagagaaacaGTGAAGGAAGAGAGGGTATgctagagaggacaggagagagtgGGAGTGATATTACGCATTCAAGAGTACATGGTCATCCCATTGGGATGATGTGATGGACAGCAGCCATCTGGCATGAGGTGATTCTGACCTTTCACGACTACTTCACTGGATTAGACTAAGCAGCAGTAGCACAGAGTTATTAAGGTGGGATAATTAGCTGGATATATATAGTGGGAGAGACATAAGAAAACAGCTGGGAAGCGGAGGTTTGAATGGAAAACAGCACTACTAACAACTCTTCTTTCAGCACTTTCTCTTTCACAAGAGAACAGAAACTATGGAATATcatggaaaacaacaacaagacgCAAACACAATGACTATTTGCCATAGGCGACATTCAAAGCACGCAAGAACACCTTACAAGAGAGTTAAAACCAAGCAGCATTGTATCAATAGATGGCAAAGTCAAAGAAATCAGCAATATACAGTAATAAGTTAATAAAATAACTTGacaaaaatcataataaaactAGGTATAAAAGAGTCATTATGAAGTCTTTAGTGCAAatctcaatgtgtgtgtgtcaccattaaATCAGACCGAATGTTGGCCGTAGCAGAAGTTACTATTGCCCTTGTTtcctcgtcaaaaagcctatggaaTTGTTgcactggattttggattatagcagaaaacaatctttgtggcaaacaaatgCTTATGATACTTAGACGTTTTGtccagcaagataatcttcacaacaGACCACCACTTCTATGATAAGTAGTAAAGcataaatgcaattgccagatGTAAAAAACTAACAATAGGCTATAAACGAGCAACACTAAAGTAGCAGGTCGTGTGTCTCAACATCAGCaccacaatgaggctgtaaagccgtgttcagCGTGATGATTttttgtagtctcatttagcaacttgttagcaactgccattttaagacacataaaagcttcaaaatttgCGAGTGGGGCATCTATTtacgtattttatgttgtagaacaaattGTGAAATTCTCTTAAGCTTgcgttaaccacagaccttatttcaggtaCAAAGATACAAACAGGCTTGGTTATGAAGGGCCCTGAAGGTGAGAAGGAGaataaatcaaaattatatttaataggAAGCCACTGAAGTTGCTGAAGGACAGGAGTGACAGGATCTATGGAGCAGGTTCTACTCATAGTAGTAGTTTCCTCTATTTCGTATTTTCCAAATAGTATTTGCTTATctctgccaaaaaaaacaacttgttttCATGTACACCTAAATACTCACATGCACTATATCTTTTATTGCTGGAATTTCACTTAATGTGCTTCCACTGATGCATTTTCCTTACTAAACCACAACAAGaaatagaaagagagagagaaagataccTACTTGATCTGGCTTACgcaagaccgtgagacatgggca carries:
- the LOC117263565 gene encoding uncharacterized protein LOC117263565; its protein translation is MKVISAAALGALFCTIVSASLKVKEEHRTAFFGEDIHIDILPGNVSEVVFKPRTNHSAEVVLLRAGQVVSPRGRLTTLGHLVVEDVQEEDEGVYITRNINHPNTVKHLSLIVRDCALEQVVKYGETYYIHLNHVESPITLEFRPSLVQPNQTEIHHATEPPPVMLYNKTEVLAEEYVGRLSVSEKRVTLHSVRMTDEGSFTVLDREGKIRRRNCLNVREHQNFIHLSNRENLKMKLYVDHSNLNIVYRPKSDNQDRVILNQGVLVTPLDPQLEGRLSVEGSELIMKKVHLSDMGVFIVTDRAGFPVAHVYLEVDAYRLPPLTVAILSLLSVIAFMLLVCLLSCLYRVHKRNEKNKKLTLLAQQAGKGDGEAFRQVVHEAYTRFTEESLMQSVCEKPSESTEVTIKGLEVSKPGRYHTLSSDNFLEMSDSGVEFTSSGLPLDSDTDAAMTYASHKPLLNAVSPTAVTEEVHSDSQEATAVPQGDLSASRTPDSAVSASPASNPRSLAAATPDGSLHGAASPGAASRGTAGSDSAKTEGGAQSEEAGQTEESALST